The following proteins are encoded in a genomic region of Stigmatopora nigra isolate UIUO_SnigA chromosome 3, RoL_Snig_1.1, whole genome shotgun sequence:
- the psmc3 gene encoding 26S proteasome regulatory subunit 6A produces MASLSDKSVWDEVEDGIGEEVLKMSTEEIVQRTRLLDSEIKIMKSEVLRVTHELQAMKDKIKENTEKIKVNKTLPYLVSNVIELLDVDPNDQEEDGANVDLDSQRKGKCAVIKTSTRQTYFLPVIGLVDAEKLKPGDLVGVNKDSYLILETLPTEYDSRVKAMEVDERPTEQYSDIGGLDKQIQELVEAIVLPMNHKEKFENLGIQPPKGVLMYGPPGTGKTLLARACAAQTKATFLKLAGPQLVQMFIGDGAKLVRDAFALAKEKAPSIIFIDELDAIGTKRFDSEKAGDREVQRTMLELLNQLDGFQPNMQVKVIAATNRVDILDPALLRSGRLDRKIEFPMPNEEARARIMQIHSRKMNVSPDVNYEELARCTDDFNGAQCKAVCVEAGMIALRRGATELNHEDYMEGILEVQAKKKANLQYYA; encoded by the exons ATGGCGTCGCTGAGTGACAAATCAGTTTGGGACGAAGTGGAAGATGGAATCGGCGAAGAGGTGTTAAAAATGTCCACGGAGGAAATTGTTCAACGAACTCGACTCCTGGACAGCGAGATAAAGATAATGAAGAGCGAAGTTCTGAGAGTGACTCACGAGCTGCAAGCCATGAAAGACAAAATCAAGGAAAACACGGAGAAGATAAAGGTGAACAAAACCCTGCCTTATCTGGTGTCAAACGTGATCGAGCTCCTCGACGTGGACCCCAACGACCAGGAGGAAGATGGGGCCAATGTGGACTTGGACTCCCAAAGAAAGGGAAAATGCGCCGTCATTAAGACGTCCACCCGTCAGACCTACTTCCTGCCGGTAATCGGGCTGGTGGACGCCGAGAAACTGAAGCCCGGAGACCTGGTGGGTGTCAATAAAGACTCCTACTTGATCTTGGAGACCTTACCTACCGAGTACGACTCCAGAGTCAAAGCTATGGAGGTCGACGAGCGCCCCACGGAGCAGTACAGCGACATCGGTGGTCTGGACAAGCAGATTCAGGAGTTGGTGGAGGCTATCGTGCTGCCCATGAACCACAAGGAAAAGTTTGAAAACCTGGGCATCCAGCCACCCAAAGGAGTCCTGATGTACGGCCCACCGGGTACAGGGAAGACCCTCCTGGCCCGGGCTTGTGCGGCCCAGACCAAGGCCACCTTCCTCAAGTTGGCCGGCCCACAGCTAGTGCAGATGTTCATTGGCGATGGGGCCAAATTGGTGAGGGACGCCTTTGCCCTCGCTAAGGAGAAGGCCCCGTCCATTATCTTCATCGACGAGCTGGACGCCATCGGCACCAAGAGATTTGACAGCGAGAAGGCGGGAGACAGGGAGGTGCAGAGGACCATGTTGGAGCTTCTCAATCAGTTGGATGGATTTCAACCCAACATGCAAGTCAAG GTGATTGCTGCCACCAACAGAGTAGACATCTTGGACCCCGCACTGTTGCGTTCAGGCCGCCTGGACAGAAAGATCGAGTTCCCCATGCCTAATGAGGAGGCCAGAGCCCGCATCATGCAGATCCACTCGCGCAAGATGAACGTCAGCCCCGACGTCAACTACGAAGAGTTGGCGCGCTGCACCGACGACTTCAACGGCGCACAGTGCAAGGCCGTGTGCGTGGAGGCCGGCATGATCGCGCTGCGACGCGGGGCCACCGAGCTCAACCACGAGGATTACATGGAAGGAATCCTGGAGGTGCAGGCCAAGAAGAAGGCCAATCTTCAGTACTATGCTTGA
- the pde8a gene encoding high affinity cAMP-specific and IBMX-insensitive 3',5'-cyclic phosphodiesterase 8A isoform X1, producing the protein MGCASSIHISDRVVYHSEKESEESHSPQQTNTTQHQGNPVSGLPLKPLSCKTTLTEVQFGPMKLFKDPLQVLLVFAKEDSQSNGFCWACEKANYRCSMARTPESALECFAEKLHDLVIIDHRHSRHFDAEALCRSMRAVSSSENTVIVAVVKRPDREEASVLPLINAGFNRRYVENANMMACYNELLLLEHGEVLAQFKLKAGNAIFTALEQSQEAIEITSEDQVIQYVNPAYESIMGYQQGELIGKEIIEVPKSEKNKPDLLETINSCIRKGKEWQGIYYAKKKNGDSVQQNVKITPVIGQGGKIRHYVSINRPLNDNNKTDKSTERVQAESQTDIQSSKHKDRRKGSLDVRSTTSRGSDGSSQRRHSSMARIHSMTIEAPITKVINIINAAQESSPMPVAEALDRVLEILRTTELYSPQLGTKDEDPHTNDLVGGLMTDGLRRLSGNEYIFSTKHAHHIPSHLATPLSLNDIPPRIAQTMENEDSWDFDIFSLEAATIKRPLTFLGLKIFSRFGVCEYLNCAEATLRSWLHVVEANYHSSNSYHNSTHAADVLHATAYFLCKERVKQSLDPIDEVAALIAATVHDVDHPGRTNSFLCNAGSELAILYNDTAVLESHHAALAFQITTRDDKCNIFKNMERNEYRTLRQAIIDMVLATEMTKHFEHVNKFVNSINKPLAALEENGGNNDEESVKSILTSPENRILVKRMLIKCADISNPCRPLELYIEWAGRISEEYFAQTDEEKRQGLPVVMPVFDRNTCSIPKSQISFIDYFITDMFDAWDAFADLPNLMQHLDNNFKYWKGLDERKLHSLRPPPE; encoded by the exons ATGGGCTGTGCTTCAAGTATTCATATCTCTGATAGGGTGGTCTACCACAGTGAAAAAGAGTCTGAGGAATCCCACTCGCCCCAGCAGACGAACACCACTCAGCATCAAGGAAATCCTGTCTCGGGACTACCGCTCAAACCTCTGAGCTGCAAG ACTACATTAACAGAGGTGCAATTTGGACCAATGAAGTTATTTAAAGACCCACTTCAG GTACTTTTAGTTTTTGCCAAAGAGGACAGTCAGAGTAATGGCTTCTGCTGGGCTTGTGAGAAGGCCAACTACAGGTGCAGCATGGCACGCACGCCCGAGTCGGCACTCGAATGTTTTGCCGAGAAGCTTCACGACCTCGTCATCATTGACCACAGACATTCCAGACACTTTGACGCTGAAGCACTATGCCG GTCAATGAGAGCGGTCAGCTCTTCAGAAAACACTGTGATAGTCGCCGTTGTCAAGAG GCCAGACAGGGAGGAAGCCTCTGTCTTGCCCTTGATCAACGCCGGTTTTAATAGG AGATATGTGGAGAATGCCAATATGATGGCTTGCTATAATGAACTGCTGCTGCTGGAGCACGGAGAGGTGCTTGCGCAGTTCAAACTCAA GGCTGGAAACGCTATTTTCACAGCTCTAGAACAAAGCCAAGAGGCCATCGAGATCACTTCTGAAGATCAAGTCATTCAG TATGTGAATCCTGCCTATGAGTCCATTATGGGATACCAACAAGGTGAACTCATAGGAAAGGAAATAATAGAAGTGCCTAAAAGTGAGAAGAATAAGCCTGATCTCCTTGAAACAATAAACTCCTGCATCCGGAAAGGGAAG GAGTGGCAGGGGATTTATTATGCCAAAAAGAAAAACGGAGACAGCGTCCAGCAAAATGTGAAGATCACACCTGTAATTGGACAGGGAGG GAAAATAAGACACTACGTGTCTATCAACAGGCctttaaatgataataataag ACTGATAAATCAACCGAACGAGTGCAAGCAGAGTCACAAACAG ATATCCAATCCAGTAAGCACAAAGACCGAAGGAAAGGCTCTCTAGATGTGAGATCCACGACATCTCGGGGGAGCGACG GGAGCTCACAGCGACGTCACTCGTCGATGGCCCGAATCCACTCCATGACGATAGAGGCTCCCATCACTAAG GTGATAAACATCATCAACGCAGCACAGGAGAGCAGCCCCATGCCTGTGGCCGAGGCCTTGGATCGGGTTTTGGAGATCCTCCGGACCACCGAGCTCTACTCCCCACAGCTGGGCACCAAGGATGAAGACCCCCATACGAATGACCTCGTTGGAGGGCTAATGACG GACGGCCTTCGCAGATTGTCGGGAAATGAATACATCTTCTCCACAAAAC ACGCCCATCACATCCCCAGTCACTTGGCCACTCCCCTTTCGCTAAATGACATCCCGCCTCGGATCGCTCAGACCATGGAGAATGAAGACTCTTGGGACTTTGACATTTTCAGCTTGGAAGCCGCCACCATAAAACG GCCATTGACGTTCTTGGGTTTGAAAATCTTCTCCCGTTTTGGGGTTTGTGAGTACCTCAACTGCGCCGAGGCCACTTTGCGCTCTTGGCTGCACGTGGTTGAAGCCAACTACCACTCCAGCAACTCTTACCACAACTCTACTCACGCGGCCGACGTCCTGCACGCCACCGCATATTTCCTGTGCAAGGAGAGAGTTAAG CAAAGCTTAGATCCCATTGACGAAGTGGCCGCTCTAATCGCCGCCACCGTGCACGACGTGGACCACCCGGGTCGCACCAACAGCTTCCTGTGCAACGCCGGAAGCGAGCTGGCCATCCTGTACAACGACACCGCCGTGCTGGAGAGCCACCATGCGGCGCTGGCCTTCCAGATCACCACCCGGGATGATAAGTGCAACATATTCAAGAACATGGAAAG GAATGAGTATCGAACGCTAAGGCAGGCCATCATCGACATGGTACTCGCCACCGAGATGACCAAACATTTTGAACACGTCAACAAGTTTGTCAACAGCATCAACAAGCCACTGGCGGCTTTGGAGGAGAATGGG GGAAATAATGACGAGGAGTCTGTGAAGAGCATTTTGACGTCACCCGAGAATCGCATTCTTGTCAAACGAATGCTTATTAAATGCGCAGACATCTCCAATCCGTGCAGGCCTCTGGAGCTCTATATCGAATGGGCCGGACGCATTTCAGAAGAGTATTTTGCACAG ACGGACGAGGAGAAACGGCAAGGCCTTCCGGTGGTCATGCCGGTCTTTGACAGAAACACGTGTAGCATCCCAAAGTCGCAGATTTCGTTTATAGACTACTTCATCACGGACATGTTTGATGCTTGGGATG CTTTTGCGGACCTCCCCAACCTTATGCAGCACTTGGACAACAACTTCAAGTACTGGAAAGGCCTTGACGAACGAAAACTGCACAGCCTACGACCGCCGCCCGAGTAA
- the pde8a gene encoding high affinity cAMP-specific and IBMX-insensitive 3',5'-cyclic phosphodiesterase 8A isoform X2, giving the protein MERFLTTLTEVQFGPMKLFKDPLQVLLVFAKEDSQSNGFCWACEKANYRCSMARTPESALECFAEKLHDLVIIDHRHSRHFDAEALCRSMRAVSSSENTVIVAVVKRPDREEASVLPLINAGFNRRYVENANMMACYNELLLLEHGEVLAQFKLKAGNAIFTALEQSQEAIEITSEDQVIQYVNPAYESIMGYQQGELIGKEIIEVPKSEKNKPDLLETINSCIRKGKEWQGIYYAKKKNGDSVQQNVKITPVIGQGGKIRHYVSINRPLNDNNKTDKSTERVQAESQTDIQSSKHKDRRKGSLDVRSTTSRGSDGSSQRRHSSMARIHSMTIEAPITKVINIINAAQESSPMPVAEALDRVLEILRTTELYSPQLGTKDEDPHTNDLVGGLMTDGLRRLSGNEYIFSTKHAHHIPSHLATPLSLNDIPPRIAQTMENEDSWDFDIFSLEAATIKRPLTFLGLKIFSRFGVCEYLNCAEATLRSWLHVVEANYHSSNSYHNSTHAADVLHATAYFLCKERVKQSLDPIDEVAALIAATVHDVDHPGRTNSFLCNAGSELAILYNDTAVLESHHAALAFQITTRDDKCNIFKNMERNEYRTLRQAIIDMVLATEMTKHFEHVNKFVNSINKPLAALEENGGNNDEESVKSILTSPENRILVKRMLIKCADISNPCRPLELYIEWAGRISEEYFAQTDEEKRQGLPVVMPVFDRNTCSIPKSQISFIDYFITDMFDAWDAFADLPNLMQHLDNNFKYWKGLDERKLHSLRPPPE; this is encoded by the exons ATGGAAAGGTTCCTG ACTACATTAACAGAGGTGCAATTTGGACCAATGAAGTTATTTAAAGACCCACTTCAG GTACTTTTAGTTTTTGCCAAAGAGGACAGTCAGAGTAATGGCTTCTGCTGGGCTTGTGAGAAGGCCAACTACAGGTGCAGCATGGCACGCACGCCCGAGTCGGCACTCGAATGTTTTGCCGAGAAGCTTCACGACCTCGTCATCATTGACCACAGACATTCCAGACACTTTGACGCTGAAGCACTATGCCG GTCAATGAGAGCGGTCAGCTCTTCAGAAAACACTGTGATAGTCGCCGTTGTCAAGAG GCCAGACAGGGAGGAAGCCTCTGTCTTGCCCTTGATCAACGCCGGTTTTAATAGG AGATATGTGGAGAATGCCAATATGATGGCTTGCTATAATGAACTGCTGCTGCTGGAGCACGGAGAGGTGCTTGCGCAGTTCAAACTCAA GGCTGGAAACGCTATTTTCACAGCTCTAGAACAAAGCCAAGAGGCCATCGAGATCACTTCTGAAGATCAAGTCATTCAG TATGTGAATCCTGCCTATGAGTCCATTATGGGATACCAACAAGGTGAACTCATAGGAAAGGAAATAATAGAAGTGCCTAAAAGTGAGAAGAATAAGCCTGATCTCCTTGAAACAATAAACTCCTGCATCCGGAAAGGGAAG GAGTGGCAGGGGATTTATTATGCCAAAAAGAAAAACGGAGACAGCGTCCAGCAAAATGTGAAGATCACACCTGTAATTGGACAGGGAGG GAAAATAAGACACTACGTGTCTATCAACAGGCctttaaatgataataataag ACTGATAAATCAACCGAACGAGTGCAAGCAGAGTCACAAACAG ATATCCAATCCAGTAAGCACAAAGACCGAAGGAAAGGCTCTCTAGATGTGAGATCCACGACATCTCGGGGGAGCGACG GGAGCTCACAGCGACGTCACTCGTCGATGGCCCGAATCCACTCCATGACGATAGAGGCTCCCATCACTAAG GTGATAAACATCATCAACGCAGCACAGGAGAGCAGCCCCATGCCTGTGGCCGAGGCCTTGGATCGGGTTTTGGAGATCCTCCGGACCACCGAGCTCTACTCCCCACAGCTGGGCACCAAGGATGAAGACCCCCATACGAATGACCTCGTTGGAGGGCTAATGACG GACGGCCTTCGCAGATTGTCGGGAAATGAATACATCTTCTCCACAAAAC ACGCCCATCACATCCCCAGTCACTTGGCCACTCCCCTTTCGCTAAATGACATCCCGCCTCGGATCGCTCAGACCATGGAGAATGAAGACTCTTGGGACTTTGACATTTTCAGCTTGGAAGCCGCCACCATAAAACG GCCATTGACGTTCTTGGGTTTGAAAATCTTCTCCCGTTTTGGGGTTTGTGAGTACCTCAACTGCGCCGAGGCCACTTTGCGCTCTTGGCTGCACGTGGTTGAAGCCAACTACCACTCCAGCAACTCTTACCACAACTCTACTCACGCGGCCGACGTCCTGCACGCCACCGCATATTTCCTGTGCAAGGAGAGAGTTAAG CAAAGCTTAGATCCCATTGACGAAGTGGCCGCTCTAATCGCCGCCACCGTGCACGACGTGGACCACCCGGGTCGCACCAACAGCTTCCTGTGCAACGCCGGAAGCGAGCTGGCCATCCTGTACAACGACACCGCCGTGCTGGAGAGCCACCATGCGGCGCTGGCCTTCCAGATCACCACCCGGGATGATAAGTGCAACATATTCAAGAACATGGAAAG GAATGAGTATCGAACGCTAAGGCAGGCCATCATCGACATGGTACTCGCCACCGAGATGACCAAACATTTTGAACACGTCAACAAGTTTGTCAACAGCATCAACAAGCCACTGGCGGCTTTGGAGGAGAATGGG GGAAATAATGACGAGGAGTCTGTGAAGAGCATTTTGACGTCACCCGAGAATCGCATTCTTGTCAAACGAATGCTTATTAAATGCGCAGACATCTCCAATCCGTGCAGGCCTCTGGAGCTCTATATCGAATGGGCCGGACGCATTTCAGAAGAGTATTTTGCACAG ACGGACGAGGAGAAACGGCAAGGCCTTCCGGTGGTCATGCCGGTCTTTGACAGAAACACGTGTAGCATCCCAAAGTCGCAGATTTCGTTTATAGACTACTTCATCACGGACATGTTTGATGCTTGGGATG CTTTTGCGGACCTCCCCAACCTTATGCAGCACTTGGACAACAACTTCAAGTACTGGAAAGGCCTTGACGAACGAAAACTGCACAGCCTACGACCGCCGCCCGAGTAA
- the pde8a gene encoding high affinity cAMP-specific and IBMX-insensitive 3',5'-cyclic phosphodiesterase 8A isoform X3: MKLFKDPLQVLLVFAKEDSQSNGFCWACEKANYRCSMARTPESALECFAEKLHDLVIIDHRHSRHFDAEALCRSMRAVSSSENTVIVAVVKRPDREEASVLPLINAGFNRRYVENANMMACYNELLLLEHGEVLAQFKLKAGNAIFTALEQSQEAIEITSEDQVIQYVNPAYESIMGYQQGELIGKEIIEVPKSEKNKPDLLETINSCIRKGKEWQGIYYAKKKNGDSVQQNVKITPVIGQGGKIRHYVSINRPLNDNNKTDKSTERVQAESQTDIQSSKHKDRRKGSLDVRSTTSRGSDGSSQRRHSSMARIHSMTIEAPITKVINIINAAQESSPMPVAEALDRVLEILRTTELYSPQLGTKDEDPHTNDLVGGLMTDGLRRLSGNEYIFSTKHAHHIPSHLATPLSLNDIPPRIAQTMENEDSWDFDIFSLEAATIKRPLTFLGLKIFSRFGVCEYLNCAEATLRSWLHVVEANYHSSNSYHNSTHAADVLHATAYFLCKERVKQSLDPIDEVAALIAATVHDVDHPGRTNSFLCNAGSELAILYNDTAVLESHHAALAFQITTRDDKCNIFKNMERNEYRTLRQAIIDMVLATEMTKHFEHVNKFVNSINKPLAALEENGGNNDEESVKSILTSPENRILVKRMLIKCADISNPCRPLELYIEWAGRISEEYFAQTDEEKRQGLPVVMPVFDRNTCSIPKSQISFIDYFITDMFDAWDAFADLPNLMQHLDNNFKYWKGLDERKLHSLRPPPE; the protein is encoded by the exons ATGAAGTTATTTAAAGACCCACTTCAG GTACTTTTAGTTTTTGCCAAAGAGGACAGTCAGAGTAATGGCTTCTGCTGGGCTTGTGAGAAGGCCAACTACAGGTGCAGCATGGCACGCACGCCCGAGTCGGCACTCGAATGTTTTGCCGAGAAGCTTCACGACCTCGTCATCATTGACCACAGACATTCCAGACACTTTGACGCTGAAGCACTATGCCG GTCAATGAGAGCGGTCAGCTCTTCAGAAAACACTGTGATAGTCGCCGTTGTCAAGAG GCCAGACAGGGAGGAAGCCTCTGTCTTGCCCTTGATCAACGCCGGTTTTAATAGG AGATATGTGGAGAATGCCAATATGATGGCTTGCTATAATGAACTGCTGCTGCTGGAGCACGGAGAGGTGCTTGCGCAGTTCAAACTCAA GGCTGGAAACGCTATTTTCACAGCTCTAGAACAAAGCCAAGAGGCCATCGAGATCACTTCTGAAGATCAAGTCATTCAG TATGTGAATCCTGCCTATGAGTCCATTATGGGATACCAACAAGGTGAACTCATAGGAAAGGAAATAATAGAAGTGCCTAAAAGTGAGAAGAATAAGCCTGATCTCCTTGAAACAATAAACTCCTGCATCCGGAAAGGGAAG GAGTGGCAGGGGATTTATTATGCCAAAAAGAAAAACGGAGACAGCGTCCAGCAAAATGTGAAGATCACACCTGTAATTGGACAGGGAGG GAAAATAAGACACTACGTGTCTATCAACAGGCctttaaatgataataataag ACTGATAAATCAACCGAACGAGTGCAAGCAGAGTCACAAACAG ATATCCAATCCAGTAAGCACAAAGACCGAAGGAAAGGCTCTCTAGATGTGAGATCCACGACATCTCGGGGGAGCGACG GGAGCTCACAGCGACGTCACTCGTCGATGGCCCGAATCCACTCCATGACGATAGAGGCTCCCATCACTAAG GTGATAAACATCATCAACGCAGCACAGGAGAGCAGCCCCATGCCTGTGGCCGAGGCCTTGGATCGGGTTTTGGAGATCCTCCGGACCACCGAGCTCTACTCCCCACAGCTGGGCACCAAGGATGAAGACCCCCATACGAATGACCTCGTTGGAGGGCTAATGACG GACGGCCTTCGCAGATTGTCGGGAAATGAATACATCTTCTCCACAAAAC ACGCCCATCACATCCCCAGTCACTTGGCCACTCCCCTTTCGCTAAATGACATCCCGCCTCGGATCGCTCAGACCATGGAGAATGAAGACTCTTGGGACTTTGACATTTTCAGCTTGGAAGCCGCCACCATAAAACG GCCATTGACGTTCTTGGGTTTGAAAATCTTCTCCCGTTTTGGGGTTTGTGAGTACCTCAACTGCGCCGAGGCCACTTTGCGCTCTTGGCTGCACGTGGTTGAAGCCAACTACCACTCCAGCAACTCTTACCACAACTCTACTCACGCGGCCGACGTCCTGCACGCCACCGCATATTTCCTGTGCAAGGAGAGAGTTAAG CAAAGCTTAGATCCCATTGACGAAGTGGCCGCTCTAATCGCCGCCACCGTGCACGACGTGGACCACCCGGGTCGCACCAACAGCTTCCTGTGCAACGCCGGAAGCGAGCTGGCCATCCTGTACAACGACACCGCCGTGCTGGAGAGCCACCATGCGGCGCTGGCCTTCCAGATCACCACCCGGGATGATAAGTGCAACATATTCAAGAACATGGAAAG GAATGAGTATCGAACGCTAAGGCAGGCCATCATCGACATGGTACTCGCCACCGAGATGACCAAACATTTTGAACACGTCAACAAGTTTGTCAACAGCATCAACAAGCCACTGGCGGCTTTGGAGGAGAATGGG GGAAATAATGACGAGGAGTCTGTGAAGAGCATTTTGACGTCACCCGAGAATCGCATTCTTGTCAAACGAATGCTTATTAAATGCGCAGACATCTCCAATCCGTGCAGGCCTCTGGAGCTCTATATCGAATGGGCCGGACGCATTTCAGAAGAGTATTTTGCACAG ACGGACGAGGAGAAACGGCAAGGCCTTCCGGTGGTCATGCCGGTCTTTGACAGAAACACGTGTAGCATCCCAAAGTCGCAGATTTCGTTTATAGACTACTTCATCACGGACATGTTTGATGCTTGGGATG CTTTTGCGGACCTCCCCAACCTTATGCAGCACTTGGACAACAACTTCAAGTACTGGAAAGGCCTTGACGAACGAAAACTGCACAGCCTACGACCGCCGCCCGAGTAA